The Desulfoscipio gibsoniae DSM 7213 genome contains a region encoding:
- the dinB gene encoding DNA polymerase IV, translating into MAIIHVDMDAFFASVEQRDNPELRGKPVAVGGRPDQRGVVATASYEARRFGVHSAMAMATAVKLCPGLVIVPTNHNKYKEVSDVIMEIFHTYTPLVEPLSLDEAFLDVRGSEKLFGPPEFIGGEIQRRIKEELQLSASVGIGPNKFIAKLASDYLKPRGFTVIPQEKVLEFLAPLPVEKIWGTGLKTADKLKRIGVYTIGQLRELPQSFLEDGFGKYGSVLYEFARGEDTRPVKPYREAKSVGKEITFAEDVRDMDKLRQTLRRLTEKIGRSLRRDNVKCGSVTLKIKYPDRKLVTRTEGLTEPTNLTGIIYATVTRLLDKHCKPPVRLIGLSCGKLTREQIITLFPDEQKVKEERITAALDKLKDRYGEEVVKVASLLDKRK; encoded by the coding sequence ATGGCTATTATCCACGTGGATATGGACGCTTTTTTCGCTTCTGTAGAGCAGCGGGACAATCCGGAGCTGCGAGGCAAACCGGTAGCTGTAGGCGGCCGGCCGGATCAGAGGGGAGTGGTGGCCACCGCTTCATATGAGGCCCGCCGGTTCGGTGTGCATTCGGCTATGGCTATGGCCACTGCCGTTAAACTATGTCCCGGGCTGGTTATTGTTCCAACGAATCATAATAAGTATAAAGAGGTTTCCGATGTCATAATGGAGATTTTCCATACGTATACGCCTTTGGTTGAGCCCCTTTCACTGGACGAGGCTTTTCTTGATGTGCGGGGCAGTGAAAAGTTATTTGGGCCTCCGGAGTTTATTGGTGGGGAGATTCAACGGCGTATCAAAGAGGAACTTCAATTATCCGCCTCGGTAGGTATCGGCCCCAATAAGTTTATTGCCAAGCTGGCTTCGGATTACCTAAAACCGCGCGGATTCACGGTAATCCCGCAGGAGAAAGTTCTCGAATTTCTTGCGCCGCTGCCGGTGGAAAAGATATGGGGTACCGGCTTAAAAACGGCGGATAAGTTAAAGCGTATCGGTGTGTATACCATTGGTCAGTTAAGGGAGCTGCCCCAAAGTTTTTTAGAAGATGGTTTCGGAAAATACGGCTCAGTACTTTACGAATTTGCCCGGGGCGAGGACACCAGGCCGGTCAAACCATACCGCGAGGCCAAGTCTGTAGGCAAGGAGATCACTTTTGCCGAGGACGTCCGGGATATGGATAAACTGCGGCAAACACTGCGCCGGCTGACGGAGAAGATCGGGCGCAGTTTGCGCCGTGATAATGTCAAGTGCGGTTCTGTGACGCTTAAGATTAAGTACCCGGACCGTAAACTGGTGACCCGAACGGAAGGTTTGACTGAACCAACCAACCTGACCGGCATTATTTACGCGACGGTAACGCGTTTGCTGGACAAGCACTGCAAACCTCCGGTCAGGTTAATTGGTCTGTCCTGCGGCAAGTTAACCAGAGAACAGATAATTACATTATTTCCGGATGAGCAAAAGGTTAAAGAGGAAAGGATTACCGCGGCCCTGGATAAATTAAAAGACCGCTACGGTGAGGAAGTTGTCAAAGTGGCCAGTTTACTTGATAAGCGCAAGTAA
- a CDS encoding universal stress protein, giving the protein MKKYLLAVDGSANAQRAAQFLIDLVQCEKEVEIIIIHIVNAKKEIYNFSPFTDYKEIERMVINQGREIAENQAKLFENEQIQVKKVVAAGDPGYEIAEYARHENCDQIVIGTRGLSNLKGLVLGSVSHKVIHFAHCPVTLVK; this is encoded by the coding sequence ATGAAGAAGTATTTATTAGCAGTTGACGGGTCAGCAAATGCGCAAAGGGCAGCGCAATTTCTTATTGACCTGGTGCAATGTGAAAAGGAAGTGGAAATTATAATTATTCATATAGTTAATGCCAAAAAAGAGATTTATAATTTTTCTCCCTTCACTGACTATAAGGAAATTGAAAGAATGGTTATAAATCAGGGCAGGGAGATTGCTGAAAATCAGGCAAAGTTATTTGAAAACGAGCAAATACAAGTCAAAAAAGTAGTAGCAGCTGGTGACCCGGGCTATGAAATTGCCGAGTATGCCAGACATGAAAACTGTGATCAAATAGTAATAGGTACCAGGGGGTTAAGTAATCTTAAGGGGTTGGTCCTGGGGAGTGTAAGCCATAAGGTTATTCACTTCGCTCACTGCCCGGTAACTCTGGTGAAATAA
- a CDS encoding DUF6789 family protein yields MKDSTTRGFVAGVTGGVAMNIVSYISYYLGIANLRFLDWPSIIITGHSPTNILSVIFFLIVQLIFVGFLGSLFALLISRLITSINYIFKGILFGLISWFAIYALTYISDVPKLTPLTTLTAVTDFIGAVVFGFVLAETLNRLDSRKELP; encoded by the coding sequence ATGAAAGATTCAACCACAAGAGGTTTTGTTGCCGGGGTAACAGGCGGCGTAGCAATGAATATAGTAAGCTATATATCTTATTATCTAGGCATTGCCAATTTACGTTTTTTGGACTGGCCGAGTATAATTATTACAGGCCACAGTCCTACTAATATTTTATCAGTTATATTTTTCTTGATCGTCCAATTAATATTTGTAGGCTTTTTAGGTTCTTTATTCGCTTTACTTATTTCCAGGCTGATAACAAGTATAAATTATATTTTTAAAGGGATACTTTTTGGCTTAATATCATGGTTTGCTATATATGCATTGACTTATATATCTGATGTGCCTAAGCTTACGCCGCTGACAACGCTCACAGCAGTAACAGATTTTATAGGTGCCGTTGTATTTGGGTTTGTTTTAGCTGAAACTCTAAATAGGCTGGATAGCAGAAAAGAACTACCGTAA
- a CDS encoding restriction endonuclease, producing MFNKRIYHYMQNPPRDERNRLAHTIDFAITLLFTWFITILAAQFLPLGQSMINIIIIPIMIAEIILVTKIKISRRKALSIHRDIWYSARKCRQNIENIHDREEFAQLVKELLEGIAPFEGMKKLNPCPDSTIDLSGYLRNQKIGVMCINTAAKDNRVTADQIKGFLQEIKQAQFNIGIIITSGSYTDEARRFVRRMSGRIKIHLVESNGLLHMAKRTEHPIFPVEKWQEEGYTRISGLEMALSIKENIMASKKRALLFTLLGIAFLVIGALQTGLISTIYVIFGVINLFIGLTGFILSLLHKNELIFD from the coding sequence TTGTTCAACAAACGAATATATCACTACATGCAAAACCCGCCCCGGGACGAACGCAACCGCCTTGCCCACACCATAGACTTTGCAATTACACTGTTATTCACTTGGTTTATCACAATTTTAGCCGCACAGTTTTTACCCCTGGGGCAATCAATGATCAACATTATAATCATTCCCATCATGATAGCCGAAATAATATTGGTCACGAAAATAAAAATTAGCAGGCGCAAAGCGCTGAGCATTCACCGAGACATTTGGTACAGTGCTCGCAAATGCCGGCAAAATATTGAAAATATACATGACCGGGAAGAATTCGCCCAATTGGTTAAGGAACTGCTCGAGGGTATAGCCCCCTTTGAAGGAATGAAAAAGCTTAATCCCTGCCCGGATTCCACAATCGACCTCTCCGGTTACCTGCGCAATCAAAAAATTGGTGTCATGTGCATAAATACAGCCGCAAAAGATAACCGGGTGACCGCAGATCAAATTAAGGGCTTTTTACAGGAAATTAAGCAGGCTCAATTTAATATAGGTATAATCATAACCAGCGGTTCGTATACCGATGAGGCCCGCCGGTTTGTCCGGCGTATGAGTGGACGAATAAAGATCCATCTTGTTGAAAGTAACGGGTTGCTGCATATGGCCAAACGAACCGAACATCCAATTTTCCCGGTGGAAAAATGGCAGGAAGAAGGGTACACCCGCATTTCAGGTCTAGAAATGGCCCTATCCATCAAGGAGAATATTATGGCTTCCAAAAAAAGAGCCCTTTTATTCACTTTGCTCGGAATAGCATTTTTAGTCATTGGTGCTTTACAAACCGGGTTGATCAGCACCATTTACGTTATCTTTGGTGTGATAAACTTATTTATCGGCCTGACTGGTTTTATACTGAGCCTGCTGCACAAAAACGAATTAATCTTTGATTAA
- a CDS encoding thiamine pyrophosphate-dependent enzyme translates to MPEPQPVMPRCWRVESKPHKFCPGCGHGLVLKCLGEAIDELGIQQNTVFGCDIGCSLLSWDFFNVDSVQTHHGRTTPVVTGIKRANPDTVCIAYMGDGGGYAIGSQHLVNAAGRNENITVILANNTVYAMTGGQMAPTTMPGQKTETSPYGRDPGPTGYPMLGPEMVSAITREGAYVARGSIANLRQLKSYIKKALENQLAGRGFSFVEALAACPTNWRTNAEETWRFVEKDMASYFKVGELKNPAATEKAV, encoded by the coding sequence ATGCCCGAACCTCAACCGGTAATGCCCCGTTGCTGGCGCGTAGAGAGCAAGCCGCATAAATTTTGCCCCGGGTGCGGACACGGACTGGTTTTAAAATGCCTGGGCGAAGCTATTGATGAACTGGGAATTCAGCAAAACACCGTATTTGGCTGTGATATCGGCTGTTCACTGCTGTCCTGGGACTTTTTTAACGTAGACAGCGTGCAAACACACCACGGGCGTACCACCCCCGTGGTCACCGGTATCAAAAGAGCCAATCCCGATACTGTTTGTATTGCCTACATGGGGGACGGCGGCGGCTATGCCATAGGCTCCCAACACCTGGTCAACGCTGCGGGCCGCAATGAAAACATTACGGTAATTCTGGCAAACAATACCGTGTACGCCATGACCGGCGGCCAGATGGCCCCCACCACCATGCCGGGCCAGAAAACCGAAACCAGCCCCTACGGCCGGGACCCCGGACCTACTGGCTACCCCATGTTGGGGCCGGAAATGGTGTCCGCCATTACCAGGGAAGGGGCCTACGTGGCCCGGGGCAGCATTGCCAACTTAAGGCAGTTGAAAAGCTATATTAAAAAGGCGCTGGAGAATCAGCTGGCCGGGCGGGGTTTCTCTTTTGTGGAAGCACTGGCTGCCTGCCCCACCAACTGGCGCACCAACGCGGAAGAAACCTGGCGTTTTGTAGAGAAGGACATGGCCAGTTACTTTAAAGTGGGTGAGTTAAAGAACCCTGCTGCCACTGAGAAAGCTGTTTAG
- a CDS encoding N-acetyltransferase, with the protein MLFRKAKISDIESIHQLITHFAEKDLMLARSRSSLYESLREFTVADVGGRVVGAGSLHIIWDDLAEIRSLAVDEAYQHQQIGRGLVDAFLAEAIDLEIPKVFALTYQAPFFVKCGFKLIAKEELPQKVWKECINCPKFPNCDEVAVFKALEV; encoded by the coding sequence TTGCTTTTTCGTAAAGCTAAAATTTCAGATATTGAATCTATCCATCAATTAATTACCCACTTTGCTGAAAAAGACCTGATGCTGGCCCGCTCCCGCTCCTCTTTATACGAAAGCCTGCGGGAGTTTACCGTTGCCGATGTGGGTGGCCGCGTTGTTGGTGCCGGTTCGCTGCATATCATCTGGGATGACCTGGCTGAAATACGCTCCCTGGCCGTGGACGAAGCGTACCAACACCAGCAAATAGGCCGCGGGCTGGTGGATGCTTTCCTGGCCGAGGCCATTGACCTTGAAATACCTAAAGTTTTTGCATTAACTTACCAGGCCCCGTTTTTTGTCAAATGCGGCTTTAAGCTTATTGCCAAAGAAGAACTGCCTCAAAAGGTATGGAAAGAATGCATTAACTGTCCTAAATTCCCCAATTGTGATGAAGTAGCGGTTTTTAAGGCTCTGGAAGTTTAA
- the purQ gene encoding phosphoribosylformylglycinamidine synthase I gives MLNTNKLHETNVPSFKPRVCILRTDGTNCDQETAYAFTKAGGECRLVHVNQLRSGAEKLVDYQILAVPGGFSYGDDIHSGKVLSLEMASFLNDQLSRFVDDGKLVLGICNGFQVLVRTGLLPWGELGSIKATLMQNNSGHFECRWTNLLVEQNHCVFTRGLAGTVLQYQAAHGEGKFLTDEATLQKIEQAGQVVFRYASDATGQPTQDYPQNPNGSLHAIAGICDQTGRVLGLMPHPERFIESFHHPNWRRAFLGKPHGLPLFRNAVVYAAQTGAGC, from the coding sequence ATGTTAAATACAAATAAGCTTCATGAAACAAATGTTCCCAGCTTTAAACCACGGGTGTGTATATTGCGAACCGACGGCACCAACTGTGATCAGGAAACGGCTTACGCCTTCACCAAAGCTGGCGGTGAATGCCGGCTGGTACACGTTAACCAGCTGAGAAGCGGAGCTGAGAAGCTGGTTGACTACCAGATACTAGCCGTGCCGGGGGGGTTTTCCTACGGCGACGACATCCATTCTGGAAAAGTACTGTCCTTGGAAATGGCCTCCTTTTTAAACGACCAGCTGAGCCGGTTTGTGGATGATGGCAAGCTGGTGCTGGGTATCTGCAACGGCTTCCAGGTGCTGGTGCGTACCGGGCTTTTACCCTGGGGCGAATTGGGCAGCATTAAGGCCACGCTGATGCAAAATAACAGCGGCCATTTTGAGTGCCGTTGGACTAACCTTTTAGTAGAGCAAAACCACTGTGTATTCACCCGAGGACTTGCCGGCACTGTGCTCCAGTACCAGGCAGCCCACGGTGAAGGTAAATTTTTAACAGACGAAGCCACCTTGCAAAAGATAGAACAGGCCGGGCAGGTAGTTTTTCGCTACGCCAGCGACGCCACAGGGCAGCCTACCCAGGACTACCCGCAAAACCCCAACGGCTCGCTGCACGCCATAGCCGGTATATGTGACCAAACCGGCCGGGTGCTGGGACTGATGCCGCACCCGGAAAGGTTTATAGAATCGTTCCACCACCCCAACTGGCGGCGGGCCTTTTTAGGCAAGCCCCACGGTTTGCCACTGTTCCGCAACGCCGTGGTCTACGCCGCCCAAACCGGTGCCGGGTGTTAG
- the purL gene encoding phosphoribosylformylglycinamidine synthase subunit PurL: MAIQEVRVKTLPHLEDIKGKQLLHEIRNTLHITSITGLVTAKVYRLEGITAQQAEFLARHLLAEEVFQTYTVNEAIIKDTDKLVEVAYKPGVMNPEAGSIVKAAADLGITEMLAADSSYEYGFYGTLTDDETRLILTRLLVNETVERVVTEKPATLIIKGRPGGTRVIPIRHMDDEALLELSRDNLFLNIEEMRSIQGYFAALDRDPTDCEIETLAQTWSEHCVHKTFKATIMVDGQAKKPLYQRLRESTDRTAHPLVLSAFEDNSGVIEFYDGLALCGKVETHNSPSAIEPYGGAMTGSGGVFRDIMGTGKGAKVIASTDMFCFAPPDLPTADVPPGCLHPHYLLRRVVDGVRDYGNRMGIPTNNGSVHFHRDFRAKPTIIVGAYGIMPAADAGKGQPVNGDLAVIVGGRTGRDGIHGATFSSGEMTHRTMDVNASAVQIGHAIEEKRMSDALLRARDEKLIRAVTDCGAGGFASAFGEMGEGTGVRVHLERAPLKYQGLAPWEIWLSESQERMALAVDPAHMERLADICREHNVEVTVIGQFTGTGKLEVLYQDELVCELDMEFLHHGIPGRTMTAVPREHTVQIIEPDMPGDWEQICTNVMQHLNVCSKEPIVRMYDHGVQGSSALPPFAGVAGDAPNDAVVIAPLLGQKYGAVIAHGLNPVLNTIDPYAGSIWAAAEAVSNAVATGANPDELVLIDNFIWPYPDETSLYDLDRAVDACVDFVKATGMPFISGKDSLSSTYRAPDGSVIKIPPVLCISCFGRIADVTQTISTDFKRSGSIIALVGQRDINQMGGSTYFDITGAASNRVPLIDPALLTVTLRSLHRAIRSDAILACHDISEGGLLVALAEMCLGGGVGAAINLPANQRADYCLFNETAGCFVVELTDRARAEELFQDVPYLILGCTTSNHNISVTQDNNSIFNIATAKLFKAWQKPMQEVFGGC; the protein is encoded by the coding sequence ATGGCGATTCAGGAAGTGCGGGTCAAAACATTACCCCACCTGGAAGATATTAAAGGTAAGCAATTACTGCATGAAATTCGAAATACACTGCATATTACAAGCATCACCGGGCTGGTTACCGCCAAAGTATACCGACTGGAAGGCATAACCGCTCAACAGGCAGAGTTTTTAGCCCGCCACCTGCTGGCTGAAGAAGTTTTTCAAACTTATACGGTTAACGAAGCAATCATTAAAGATACCGATAAACTAGTGGAAGTAGCATATAAGCCGGGGGTGATGAACCCTGAAGCAGGTTCTATTGTAAAAGCCGCCGCCGACCTGGGCATCACCGAAATGCTGGCTGCTGACTCAAGCTATGAATACGGCTTTTACGGCACTTTGACCGATGACGAAACCAGGCTCATCTTAACCAGATTACTGGTTAATGAAACTGTGGAAAGGGTGGTTACGGAAAAACCAGCCACACTGATTATTAAAGGCCGGCCCGGCGGCACCAGGGTAATACCCATAAGACATATGGACGATGAAGCACTGCTTGAGCTAAGCAGGGATAACCTGTTTTTAAACATCGAAGAAATGCGGTCCATCCAAGGTTATTTTGCCGCCCTGGATCGTGACCCCACCGACTGTGAGATAGAAACCCTGGCCCAAACCTGGTCGGAGCACTGCGTGCATAAAACCTTTAAAGCCACCATTATGGTGGACGGCCAGGCTAAAAAACCGCTCTACCAAAGACTTCGGGAATCCACCGACCGGACCGCCCACCCGCTGGTGCTATCCGCCTTCGAGGACAATTCGGGCGTCATAGAGTTTTATGACGGCCTGGCACTGTGCGGCAAAGTGGAAACCCACAATTCCCCATCCGCCATAGAGCCATACGGCGGAGCCATGACGGGCAGCGGTGGGGTTTTCCGGGACATTATGGGCACCGGTAAAGGCGCCAAAGTAATTGCTTCCACAGACATGTTCTGTTTTGCGCCTCCGGATTTACCCACCGCCGATGTGCCCCCTGGCTGTTTGCACCCCCATTACCTGCTGCGCCGGGTAGTGGACGGGGTACGGGATTACGGTAACCGCATGGGCATACCCACCAATAACGGATCGGTGCACTTCCACCGGGACTTCAGGGCCAAGCCCACCATTATTGTGGGGGCTTACGGCATCATGCCCGCCGCTGACGCCGGTAAAGGGCAACCGGTAAACGGTGATCTGGCTGTGATTGTGGGTGGCCGGACCGGACGGGACGGCATCCACGGAGCCACATTTTCCAGCGGTGAAATGACCCACCGTACTATGGACGTTAATGCCAGTGCCGTGCAGATTGGCCATGCCATTGAAGAAAAGCGCATGAGCGACGCCCTTTTGCGGGCACGGGATGAAAAACTGATTCGAGCGGTCACCGACTGCGGTGCAGGTGGCTTTGCCTCAGCCTTTGGGGAAATGGGCGAGGGGACCGGTGTAAGGGTTCACCTAGAACGGGCACCTCTAAAATACCAGGGGCTGGCACCCTGGGAAATTTGGCTATCCGAAAGCCAGGAAAGAATGGCCCTGGCTGTAGATCCCGCCCATATGGAGCGCCTGGCAGACATCTGCCGGGAGCATAACGTGGAAGTCACAGTTATCGGCCAGTTCACCGGCACAGGCAAACTTGAAGTCCTCTACCAAGATGAGCTGGTATGCGAGCTGGATATGGAGTTTCTGCACCACGGCATTCCCGGCCGCACGATGACCGCCGTACCCCGGGAGCATACGGTACAGATTATCGAACCTGATATGCCCGGCGATTGGGAGCAGATATGCACTAATGTGATGCAGCACCTCAACGTATGCTCCAAAGAGCCCATCGTGCGCATGTATGACCACGGTGTTCAGGGCAGCAGCGCACTACCTCCATTTGCCGGGGTGGCCGGTGACGCCCCCAACGACGCCGTGGTCATCGCCCCGCTACTCGGCCAAAAATACGGGGCCGTGATAGCGCACGGGCTAAACCCCGTACTCAATACCATCGACCCTTACGCGGGAAGCATTTGGGCGGCAGCCGAGGCAGTATCCAACGCCGTCGCCACGGGCGCCAACCCGGATGAGCTGGTTTTAATAGATAATTTCATCTGGCCCTACCCGGACGAAACCTCTTTATACGACCTTGACCGGGCCGTGGATGCCTGTGTGGATTTTGTCAAAGCAACAGGTATGCCCTTTATTTCAGGCAAGGACAGCCTGAGCAGCACCTACCGGGCCCCGGACGGCTCGGTGATAAAAATACCGCCCGTACTTTGCATATCCTGCTTTGGGCGGATAGCGGACGTAACTCAAACAATATCCACTGATTTCAAACGCTCCGGCAGCATAATTGCATTGGTGGGCCAGCGCGATATTAATCAAATGGGGGGTTCTACGTATTTTGACATCACGGGTGCCGCGTCGAACCGGGTACCCCTGATTGATCCGGCTCTGCTGACCGTCACTTTGCGCAGCCTGCACCGGGCCATCCGCAGCGACGCGATCCTGGCCTGCCACGACATCAGTGAAGGTGGGCTGCTGGTCGCCCTGGCTGAAATGTGCCTGGGCGGTGGCGTAGGCGCCGCCATAAACCTGCCGGCCAACCAGCGGGCGGATTACTGTCTGTTCAACGAAACAGCGGGCTGCTTTGTGGTAGAACTGACTGACCGGGCTCGGGCTGAAGAATTATTCCAGGACGTGCCCTATCTAATTTTGGGCTGTACCACCTCTAACCATAACATATCGGTCACCCAGGACAACAATAGTATTTTTAACATTGCCACCGCCAAACTTTTTAAAGCCTGGCAAAAACCCATGCAGGAGGTGTTCGGCGGATGTTAA
- a CDS encoding universal stress protein: MYKKILVPLDGSHPSMTAAEHAIQIAASFDAQVTFLHVAPNLIHYVTDPRLHAVFDYNQLKQEFTAQGETILEDARKEFEKHGVNIDKKLLWGHPSQEIIEECKEGQYDLLVMGSRGLGDIKGYLMGSVSNRVTRHAPCPVLIVR, encoded by the coding sequence ATGTATAAAAAGATTTTGGTACCACTGGACGGCTCACATCCCTCTATGACAGCAGCGGAACATGCAATACAAATTGCTGCAAGTTTCGACGCGCAAGTAACATTTTTACATGTCGCTCCCAACCTGATACATTATGTAACCGACCCCCGTTTACATGCGGTCTTTGACTACAACCAGCTGAAGCAGGAATTCACTGCCCAGGGTGAAACTATATTGGAGGATGCAAGGAAGGAATTTGAAAAGCATGGAGTAAACATTGATAAAAAACTGTTATGGGGCCATCCCTCCCAGGAGATTATTGAAGAGTGCAAAGAAGGGCAGTATGACTTGCTTGTCATGGGTAGTCGCGGCCTGGGTGATATAAAGGGCTACCTGATGGGCAGCGTTAGCAACAGGGTCACTAGACATGCCCCGTGCCCAGTGTTAATAGTTAGGTAA
- a CDS encoding xanthine phosphoribosyltransferase: MQSLQEKIINEGQVLSDTVLKVDSFLNHQIDPEFVMAMGRELANRYANDKVTKVLTVEASGIAIALATGLTLRTPVVFAKKKRSATQDPQAYSTNIFSFTRQEAVDIYVNKRFINDRDRVLIVDDFLAQGEALRGMADIVEQAGAILVGVGIAIEKVFQGGGQALREKGIRIESLAPIASLTGGRVTFTHI; encoded by the coding sequence TTGCAGAGCTTGCAGGAAAAGATTATTAATGAAGGACAGGTTTTATCAGATACCGTTTTAAAAGTGGACTCTTTTTTAAACCACCAGATAGACCCTGAATTTGTAATGGCCATGGGCAGGGAACTGGCCAACCGGTACGCAAACGACAAGGTTACCAAAGTGCTCACTGTAGAAGCTTCGGGTATTGCCATTGCCCTGGCCACCGGGCTGACTCTGAGGACACCTGTGGTATTTGCCAAGAAAAAAAGGTCGGCTACCCAGGATCCCCAGGCATACTCCACCAACATATTTTCTTTCACCCGCCAGGAAGCGGTGGATATTTACGTAAACAAAAGATTTATCAATGACCGGGATCGCGTATTAATAGTAGACGATTTTCTGGCCCAGGGCGAAGCGCTGCGGGGCATGGCGGATATAGTTGAGCAGGCGGGAGCCATTCTGGTGGGTGTAGGCATAGCCATAGAAAAGGTTTTCCAGGGCGGCGGCCAGGCGCTGAGAGAAAAGGGAATACGTATCGAATCGCTGGCACCCATTGCCTCCCTAACCGGCGGTCGGGTTACCTTTACCCATATATGA